The stretch of DNA TAGAGATCCGCTCCGGCATGTGTCGTGTATCCCTGGAAATTCCGGTACAGCGAACGGTTAGCCTGCGCCACGGCAAGTTCATTGTCGGGCTTGGCGAAATGGTCCATTCCCACGTAGCGGTAACCCGCGGCGTTGAGCATCTCGATGGTGCGCACCGTGATGCGCAGCTTCTCTTCGGGCGTCGGCAGGTCTTCGGCCTTGATGAGGGACATATGCTTTTTCATCCACGGCACATGCGCGTAGTTGAACACGGCGATGCGGTCGGGATCGATGTCGATGATGCGCTCCAGCGTTTCCTCGAAGGTCTCCACGGTCTGGAACGGCAGTCCGTAAATCAGGTCGAGGTTGATGCTCTCGAAGCCCAGCTCGCGCGCCCAGTCAAGCACCTCGCGTGTCATATCCTCAGGCTGGATGCGGTTGACGGCTTCCTGCACGCGGGGATTGAAATCCTGCACGCCCATGGACACCCGGTTGAAGCCGCCTTCCTTCAAGGCCACGAGATGATCGCGTGTCATTTCCCGCGGATCGATTTCCACCCCGGCTTCAATGTTTTCGGCGAAGGGAAAGAGCTTCTGCGTGTGGAAGGCCAGGTCGCGGATTTCGTCGGGATTCAGGTACGTGGGGGTGCCGCCGCCCCAGGCGATCTGCACGACCTCGCGGTCGGAGCGGATCATGGGACGCAGCATATCCATTTCCTTCTTCACGTACTGCACGTAGTTATTGATTTTTTTGCGGTCGCGCGTGACCATCATGTTGCAGCCGCAGAAATAGCAGAGGGTGTCGCAGAAGGGAATGTGGAAATACAGCGAAAGCGGCGGAGGATTTTCCGCGGCGTTCGTGCGTTCGACTTCCGCGAGGTAATCGTCGGAGGTGAAGTCCGTGGAAAACACCGGCGCGGTGGGATAACTGGTGTAGCGGGGACCCGGACGCGAATACTTCTTCAGCAGTCCGGTATCGAGATTCTGAAACTGATGTACGGCCGTACTCATGAGGTCCTTCTTTCTTTTATTCCTGTTCTTCCGCGCGGAGTTCGGTGGAAATTTCTTTCACTGCTTCGATCATGGCTATCGCGTGTGCGGGCGGCACGGTCGGCAGAATGCCGTGGCCGAGATTGAAAATGTGTCCGGGATGATTCCCGAAATATTCGAGAATGCGGCGCACTTCGGCGCGAATGCTGTCGGGGGAGGAATACAGCGCCACGGGATCCATGTTGCCCTGCAGCGCCACATGCGCACCGATCAGCGAGCGCACCTCGCCGATGTCCACGGTCCAATCGAGTCCCACCACATCCGCGCCGCTGCTGGCCATTTCCGCGAAACAGGCATTGGCGCCCTTGGCGAAAAGGATGACCGGCACGTCGCTGTTCGCTTTCACATGCTCGATGATCTGCATCATGTAGGGAAGGGAGAATTCGAGGAAGGCGTCCTTGCTCAGTATCCCCGCCCAGGAGTCGAAAATCTGCACGATGTCCGCTCCTGCTTTTGTCTGCAGCACGAGGTATTCGCTGACAGCCTTCGTCAGTTTCTCGAGCAGCGCATGCAGGGCGGTGGGATTGTCGTACAGCATGCCCTTCACGGTTTCGAAGTTTTTCGAACCACCGCCCTCGACGGCGTACGAAGCCAGCGTCCACGGTGCACCGGCAAAACCGATGAGCGGAACGCGGTCGTCGAGCTGCTTCTTGGTCAGCGCAAGCGCGTCGTACACATACTGCAGACGCTCGGGCGCCGCAGCGGCGTCGAGCTTTGCGATGTCGGCTTCCGAACGCAGGGGAGAGGGGAAACGCGGACCGCCTTTTCCTTCCTCCACCAGCAGTTCCATACCCATCGCTTCGGGAATGACGAGGATGTCGGAAAAAATGATCGCGGCGTCCACTCCCACGAGATCCACCGGCTGAATGGTGACTTCCGCCGCCAGCTCCGGCGTACGGCACAGCGTGAGGAAATCGGCCTTCGCGCGCACCGCGCGGTACTCGGGCAGATAGCGTCCCGCCTGCCGCATCATCCACACCGGTGTGCGTTCCGTTTTCTCCCGTCTCGCCGCCCTCAACAACAGATCATTCTTCATAAGATTCCATATTCCATATTACAGATATCAAATTGCAGATGTCAGATTACAGATTACAAACTCAGTAGGAGCAGGGATTGCTTCCTTCTGTGTGTTCAGGGGTGTTTACTCTTCCGCGGAAGCAATCCCTGAAAATTGCAATCTGTCATTTGCAATCTGCAATCTGTCATTCGTCCTGCATCGCCTCGGCGATGCTCTCCGCCAGGGATTCCGCGGTTTGTTGCGGGGCGATGATGTCGACCCGGAGTCCGCGGGATTCGGCTTCGGCCGCTGTGGTGTCGCCGATGACGGCGATGCGCGTTTCGAGCTGCGTCCACTGCGGGAGCGCCTCGCGAAACTGCCGCACGGCCGAGGGCGAAAAAAATGCGGCGCAGTCGAAAGCGTGCAGCGCGGCAGCCTGCTGCAGCTTCTCAATATCGGCGTCCAGTGCAGGCAGCGTACGATAGGCGGTGACCTGGTCGACGTCGGCTCCGCGCTCGCGAAGGACCTGCACGAGTTCATCGCGAGCGATATCCGATGTCGGCTGTAGGTAGCGCTTGCCGCGTACGTCGGACATTTCCTCGGCCAGCGTTGCGCCGTAGTAGGAGGAGGGGATGTCCTGCGTGTGCAATCCTGCCTCTTTCACTGCTGCGGCGGTTTTGGCTCCCACCACATGCAGCGGTGGAAGCATATGCTCTTCAATCCCGCAGTCCGGCAATCGGCGCGCGAACCAGCGCACAGCCTGCACGCTGGTGAGAATAATGCCGTCGTACTCGGCGAGCCTCGCGAGCGCGTCATCCAGCGGCGACCACGACTCCGGTGCCGCGATGCGGATCAGCGGGATGCGCATCGCCGTGATGCCGGCGTCCCGCAGTATGCGCTCGAATGCGGGCGTCGCTTCGGGACGGGTGTAAAGGACGCTGTGCATGCCGTCCTTCGCCATCGCGCTAGCCCTGCTCCTTGCGGATGGCGTCGAGTATCTCGCGCGCGCCATTGGCGAGCAGCTTGCGTCCCACGCGCCTGCCCAGTGCAGCGGCGGTGGCGGGATTCTGCGTTGTGCCGCGCGTATCGAGGCGCACGGTGCCGTCGACAGAAGCCACCATGGCATCGAGCGTCAGTTTGCCGTCAATCATGCGCGCCCAGGCGCCGATCGGAATCTGGCAGCCGCCTTCGAGTTCGTGCAGCAGCGCGCGTTCCGCAGCGGCAGCGGCGGCGGTGAGGTCATGATTGAGCGCGCGCACATAGCGCGCCGTCATCTCGTCGTCGTCGCGGATCTCGATGCCGAGCGCACCCTGTCCCACGGCGGGAAGCATGAGGTCGGTTGGAATGATCTGCGCGATGCGATTGGCCCAGCCCATGCGTTCGACGCCGGCATAGGCGAGCATCATGCCGTCCCATTTCGATTCCCGGAATTTCTTCATTCGCGTATTCAGGTTGCCGCGGATGTCGACGATTTCGAGATCGGGACGCAGGTGCTTGAGCTGCGCGGTGCGACGCAGACTGCCCGTGGCGATCACCGCGCCTTCGGGGAGGTCCTCAAGCGATTTCCATTTCTTCGAAATCAGCACGTCGTTGACCTTCTCGCGCGTAGTGATGGCCGCGATACGGAGTCCTTCAGGTGTCTCCGTCGGCAGATCCTTGAGACTGTGCACCGCGATATGCGCGCGTCCATCGAGCAGCGCATTTTCGATTTCCTTGGTGAACAGTCCTTTATCCCCGATTTTCGACAGGGCCTGGTCGAGGATTTTATCCCCTTTCGTCTTGAGCTTGAGCAGCTTCACTTCGAGGCTGCGGAAGCGTTTCTGCAGGCGGTCGCGAACGTATTCGGCCTGCCAGAGGGCGAGTGCGCTGTCGCGCGTGGCGATGACGAGCTGTGTTTTCATGAATCCTGTGAAGCTTGGTTATCCGAAGCCGCATCCTCCTCGCTCAGGTCGAACAGGTCGCGCACGAGCTGAATGCGGTTGCTGAGTTCCCCACTGTCCTGCGCCGGCTTGCGTATGCCGACCATGGTGGGATGCAGCAGTTTATTGATGATGCGCCGTGTGAGCATTTCCACGGCGTCGACGGACTCGGGATCGATCTTGTTGAGGAAACGCTGCATCTCGGCGGCGCGCACCTGTTCGAATTTCTCGCGCAGCTGCTGAATGGTGGGCGTGGCTTCCAGCGAATTGTACCAGAGGAAGAAGTTGACCACTTCCTCGGTGACGATGGATTCTGCCCGCGGCAGTTCCTGCCGGCGCTGTTCGAGATTCTGATCGATGATGTTCTGTATGGCGTCAAGGTCCTTGAGAAACACGTTCCCCAGCGTATTGATCTTCGGATCAATATCCCGCGGCACCGCGAGATCGAGCATGAGCAGGGGACGATTCTGCCGCTTCTTCATGGCCGACTTCACCATGTCGTAGGTGATCACCGGCTCAGTGGCCGAGGTGGCGGACACCACGATGTCGAATTCGGAGAGGACCTCACTGAAGCTTTCGAAGCGCAGCGGATGCGCATGCAGTTCTTCGGCCAGCGTGACAGCAGTTTCCCAGGTGCGGTTGGTGATGCTCATACGCTCGGCGCCTTTGCTCAGCAGGTGCCGGGCTGCGAGGGCGGAAGTTTCGCCCGAGCCGACGATAAGCACATTCTTGCGATGGAGGTCGGAGAAAATCTTGGTGGCGAGGTCCACCGCCGCGAAGCTGATGGACACCGCGCCGATACCGATGGCGGTTTCCGCGCGCACGCGTTTGCCCGCATGCAGCGCGCCCATGAAGGCATGGTTGAAAATGTTGCCTACGCTGCCGCGTTCGGCCGAAAGCTCGTACGCATGTTTGACCTGCGCGAGAATCTGCATGTCTCCCAGGATCTGCGAATCGATGGCCGACGACACCTTGAACAGATGGGAAATCGCACCGCAGGTGAAGAGGCGGAAGAAATGTTCATCCTTCAGCTTCTCTTCGGGACGCAGCGCGCGCAACGCATCGATCAGGCGTTGTCCATCAGTCTCATCATCCATCGTCACCGCATACAATTCCGTGCGGTTGCAGGTGGAGACAATGCTCGCTTCCTGAAACAGCGTGCCCGTGTACCGCGCGAGGAAATCACCGATTTCCTCCTCGGTCAGATGCAGGCATTCCCGGAGTTCAACGGGAGCGGTGTGGTGATTGACGCCGACAGCGTAAATCATGCCCGAAGCCCTTTCTCCTCTACTGTCCTGTCATCTCGTGTGCGCACAATTTCCTTTCACATGAAACGGTGGAATTCACTGAGAAACGCATTGACGACCGTCATCGACACAATGGCGAAGGCGAAACCGCCGATGGCGATTTTCACGATGCTCTTTCCGTCGACTTTCATCACGTAATGCGCGAGCAGCATGGCGGCATACAGCAGCCAGGAAATGCCCGTCGCGATGAGTTTGGGGTCGTGATACGAGAAATTATCATATACGAGCGGAAGCGAGATCACGCCGATGCCCATGGAGACAGTGAGGAAAAGGAATCCAACGAGGGACGAGAGCACCGTCATGTTCTCCAGGGTTTCGAGCGAGGGGAGGTTCTTGTAAATCGAACCGAAGCCGCCGCTTTTCAGCTCGCGATACATCAGCAGATACATCACGCCGTGCATGGCGCCGAGGGCGAAGCCCGCATAGCCAAAAATGGCGAAACTGACGTGGAATCCAACACCCATGTTGGAAAGCACGGGATTCGGATCGCCCGAGCTCGGCAGCTTCATGACGACGGAGGACACCAGCTCCAGCACCGCAGCCATGGTGAGTATGAACACTCCCGTCCCACGCTCGCCCGTGCGCAGCTCCAGTACCGTATAGGTCAGCGCCAGCGTAAAGGCGATCAGCGACATGATTTCGAACGGTGTCGTCACCATGCAGCGTCCATATTCCGCCGTATGCATGCCGATATAGAGGAAATGCGTGGTCACGGTGCCCAGCAGCAGCCGCGTCTTCCATTTCCCGGAAATCGCATCGCAGCGCTGGAAATCCATCG from bacterium encodes:
- the hemN gene encoding oxygen-independent coproporphyrinogen III oxidase, producing the protein MSTAVHQFQNLDTGLLKKYSRPGPRYTSYPTAPVFSTDFTSDDYLAEVERTNAAENPPPLSLYFHIPFCDTLCYFCGCNMMVTRDRKKINNYVQYVKKEMDMLRPMIRSDREVVQIAWGGGTPTYLNPDEIRDLAFHTQKLFPFAENIEAGVEIDPREMTRDHLVALKEGGFNRVSMGVQDFNPRVQEAVNRIQPEDMTREVLDWARELGFESINLDLIYGLPFQTVETFEETLERIIDIDPDRIAVFNYAHVPWMKKHMSLIKAEDLPTPEEKLRITVRTIEMLNAAGYRYVGMDHFAKPDNELAVAQANRSLYRNFQGYTTHAGADLYGFGITSIGQFDRMYAQNLKTLPEYYEAMDEGRPATHVGYRLSDDDLLRRDVIMTLMCDFELDKRAIEKKYNIVFDEYFADAYPRLTELVDDGIVQITDDRITTSEMGVLVIRNVAMAFDAYLPEQLEKQLFSKTV
- the hemE gene encoding uroporphyrinogen decarboxylase: MKNDLLLRAARREKTERTPVWMMRQAGRYLPEYRAVRAKADFLTLCRTPELAAEVTIQPVDLVGVDAAIIFSDILVIPEAMGMELLVEEGKGGPRFPSPLRSEADIAKLDAAAAPERLQYVYDALALTKKQLDDRVPLIGFAGAPWTLASYAVEGGGSKNFETVKGMLYDNPTALHALLEKLTKAVSEYLVLQTKAGADIVQIFDSWAGILSKDAFLEFSLPYMMQIIEHVKANSDVPVILFAKGANACFAEMASSGADVVGLDWTVDIGEVRSLIGAHVALQGNMDPVALYSSPDSIRAEVRRILEYFGNHPGHIFNLGHGILPTVPPAHAIAMIEAVKEISTELRAEEQE
- a CDS encoding uroporphyrinogen-III synthase yields the protein MAKDGMHSVLYTRPEATPAFERILRDAGITAMRIPLIRIAAPESWSPLDDALARLAEYDGIILTSVQAVRWFARRLPDCGIEEHMLPPLHVVGAKTAAAVKEAGLHTQDIPSSYYGATLAEEMSDVRGKRYLQPTSDIARDELVQVLRERGADVDQVTAYRTLPALDADIEKLQQAAALHAFDCAAFFSPSAVRQFREALPQWTQLETRIAVIGDTTAAEAESRGLRVDIIAPQQTAESLAESIAEAMQDE
- the hemC gene encoding hydroxymethylbilane synthase yields the protein MKTQLVIATRDSALALWQAEYVRDRLQKRFRSLEVKLLKLKTKGDKILDQALSKIGDKGLFTKEIENALLDGRAHIAVHSLKDLPTETPEGLRIAAITTREKVNDVLISKKWKSLEDLPEGAVIATGSLRRTAQLKHLRPDLEIVDIRGNLNTRMKKFRESKWDGMMLAYAGVERMGWANRIAQIIPTDLMLPAVGQGALGIEIRDDDEMTARYVRALNHDLTAAAAAAERALLHELEGGCQIPIGAWARMIDGKLTLDAMVASVDGTVRLDTRGTTQNPATAAALGRRVGRKLLANGAREILDAIRKEQG
- the hemA gene encoding glutamyl-tRNA reductase translates to MIYAVGVNHHTAPVELRECLHLTEEEIGDFLARYTGTLFQEASIVSTCNRTELYAVTMDDETDGQRLIDALRALRPEEKLKDEHFFRLFTCGAISHLFKVSSAIDSQILGDMQILAQVKHAYELSAERGSVGNIFNHAFMGALHAGKRVRAETAIGIGAVSISFAAVDLATKIFSDLHRKNVLIVGSGETSALAARHLLSKGAERMSITNRTWETAVTLAEELHAHPLRFESFSEVLSEFDIVVSATSATEPVITYDMVKSAMKKRQNRPLLMLDLAVPRDIDPKINTLGNVFLKDLDAIQNIIDQNLEQRRQELPRAESIVTEEVVNFFLWYNSLEATPTIQQLREKFEQVRAAEMQRFLNKIDPESVDAVEMLTRRIINKLLHPTMVGIRKPAQDSGELSNRIQLVRDLFDLSEEDAASDNQASQDS
- a CDS encoding cytochrome c biogenesis protein yields the protein MIHLLNSIAEVLLPVGYVLTSFMYAMDFQRCDAISGKWKTRLLLGTVTTHFLYIGMHTAEYGRCMVTTPFEIMSLIAFTLALTYTVLELRTGERGTGVFILTMAAVLELVSSVVMKLPSSGDPNPVLSNMGVGFHVSFAIFGYAGFALGAMHGVMYLLMYRELKSGGFGSIYKNLPSLETLENMTVLSSLVGFLFLTVSMGIGVISLPLVYDNFSYHDPKLIATGISWLLYAAMLLAHYVMKVDGKSIVKIAIGGFAFAIVSMTVVNAFLSEFHRFM